Proteins from one Candidatus Saccharimonadales bacterium genomic window:
- a CDS encoding ABC transporter ATP-binding protein, translating to MQKHIFSLFWRSAMKYPVRTLTAIFGASTASITAGFLAPFIIAQLLNQLQTGSIALGTSWQLIGLFALTQIYGEILGWRAVLVCTWTMETAAQRDLYKKIYTALTEQSLTFHANRFGGALVSQTTKLVGSFEKFWDTVIFQLVPSISSMIAAVVIMSFLFWQYAIVLAVVIVIFVITVIVGSRFLLKRNREEAQASTTTNAYIADSVTNVATIKSHGHESKELLKLSEKTDVWRDKSLSAMRGFLIVSGSYAVLMASLNIVAIIAAIWASEHNLIAVGTVYLSITYTFTVARQLWEMNNIMRTYYRIMGDAHDMTEILRLSPQVTDRSTDELSVKNGAVEFKDVTFTHDGNKKPLFNNFSLKIKDGERVGLVGHSGSGKTTLTRLLLRFDDIEAGVITIDGQDIAEVSQESLRKSIAYVPQEPMLFHRTLRENIAYGKPDATDAEITEAAIQANALEFITNLSDGFDTMVGERGVKLSGGQRQRVAIARAILKNAPILLLDEATSALDSESEKLIQDALTKLMKNRTSIVIAHRLSTIAKLDRIIVLDNGVVKEQGTHSELTKQAGVYAKLWSHQSGGFIEE from the coding sequence ATGCAAAAGCATATATTTTCACTTTTCTGGCGTAGTGCCATGAAATATCCAGTCAGAACACTGACGGCAATTTTTGGTGCATCTACCGCATCCATAACGGCAGGTTTTCTTGCACCCTTCATTATTGCTCAGCTCTTAAATCAGCTTCAAACAGGTAGCATTGCACTGGGTACGTCATGGCAACTTATAGGTCTTTTTGCACTCACCCAGATTTATGGAGAAATTCTTGGTTGGCGTGCAGTACTTGTGTGTACCTGGACAATGGAAACAGCTGCTCAAAGAGATCTCTACAAAAAAATTTACACCGCACTAACCGAACAAAGTCTCACTTTTCACGCAAATCGATTTGGTGGTGCACTCGTATCACAAACAACGAAGCTCGTTGGTTCATTTGAAAAATTCTGGGACACCGTTATTTTCCAACTCGTGCCATCAATATCAAGTATGATTGCCGCAGTTGTTATAATGAGCTTTCTTTTCTGGCAATACGCAATTGTTCTTGCAGTTGTTATTGTAATTTTCGTCATCACAGTCATTGTAGGATCAAGATTCTTACTCAAACGAAACCGTGAAGAGGCCCAGGCAAGTACAACAACAAATGCCTATATTGCCGACTCTGTGACAAATGTTGCCACGATTAAATCACATGGACACGAATCAAAAGAGCTCTTGAAACTAAGCGAAAAAACTGACGTATGGCGAGACAAAAGTTTATCTGCCATGAGAGGATTCTTAATTGTTAGCGGTAGCTATGCCGTGCTCATGGCAAGTCTTAATATTGTTGCAATTATTGCGGCTATCTGGGCATCGGAACATAATCTTATTGCAGTTGGTACCGTCTACCTCTCAATAACTTATACATTTACTGTGGCACGTCAGCTATGGGAAATGAATAACATTATGCGAACATATTACCGAATCATGGGCGATGCTCATGACATGACTGAAATACTTCGACTATCTCCTCAGGTAACAGATAGGTCGACAGATGAACTGTCAGTAAAAAATGGTGCTGTTGAATTCAAGGACGTTACATTTACACATGATGGAAATAAAAAGCCGCTATTTAATAATTTCTCACTAAAGATTAAGGATGGTGAACGCGTTGGTCTCGTTGGACATTCAGGAAGCGGAAAGACAACTCTCACAAGACTCCTTCTACGATTTGATGATATTGAAGCGGGAGTCATTACAATTGATGGCCAAGATATAGCTGAGGTATCACAGGAATCACTTCGTAAATCAATCGCCTATGTCCCACAAGAACCAATGCTCTTTCACAGAACGCTTCGTGAAAATATAGCCTATGGTAAACCTGATGCAACTGATGCTGAAATTACGGAAGCTGCCATACAAGCAAACGCTCTTGAGTTTATTACGAACTTATCTGATGGTTTTGATACGATGGTCGGCGAACGTGGTGTAAAACTGTCTGGCGGCCAAAGACAGCGTGTTGCAATTGCCAGGGCAATTCTTAAGAATGCACCAATCCTACTTCTCGACGAAGCAACCAGTGCACTTGATAGCGAAAGTGAAAAGCTCATACAAGACGCGCTCACGAAGCTTATGAAAAACCGAACAAGTATTGTGATTGCTCATCGCCTATCTACCATCGCAAAACTTGACCGCATTATAGTTCTCGATAATGGTGTCGTTAAAGAACAAGGTACACATAGCGAGCTAACAAAACAAGCTGGCGTGTATGCGAAACTTTGGTCACACCAATCGGGTGGTTTCATCGAAGAATAA